The region CAGTCTGGACAGTGAAGGCTGAGCATTTTTGCTCCTTTCATCAAAAGTTCAGCAGCTTCCGAAATTTTTTTATCTTGAGTCATTGGAGAGAGTAAAGACGCCAAGATATTTAATTTTGTTTGGGGGTGGTAGCTTGAGTGATGCTATGAACGAAGTGCTTGAAACTCTGGACAGAATTATCCACGACGATAGTGTTCCGAGAAATGTTAGGAAAACCGCTGGTGAGATTAAAGAAGACCTGCTGGCCGGTGGAGACATCTCGCTTAAGGCCGCCAGTGCAATTTCGATCCTTGAGGATCTCTCGGCCGATCCGAATCTTCCGATGCATGTGAGGACAATGATCTGGAACCTGGTCAGCAATCTTGAGAGACTTACGGTTCAGTAATTCTACCTCAAATTTTCTCCAAAAATTGTTGCGCATATTGGTTTGCGATTTCTCCGGAAATTCATATAATTTCTGCATGGGATAGGTGGTGCTCTGACTCGAGGGCCATTGTCACTGGCACTTTATAGAAAATCTATATAATTTGGTTTGCAAAATTGGAATGTGGAAAGGCAGTTTGTGAGAGGGTTTATTGACGGGGCGCTTTCCGTGCTTGGTGTTGTCATAGGAGCATCAGGAGGGCAGCTTGATGTCATCATTTCTGCAGGGATAGGTGGCGGAGTCGCCAACGGCATTTCGAACGTGTTCGGTGCCTTTACAGCTGAGCGGGTGGAGGAAGAACGTGAATTTCGCGAGCTTGAAAAATCCATGCTCGTTGAGCTGAGGGAGACCGAACTTTACAGAAAGGTTAGAAAAAGGGTGATGCTCAGAGGCATCGTGGATGGCATATCAACAATTCTGGGAAGCATTGTGCCAGTACTTCCATTCATACTTGCGTACTTTCTGGATTTCTCAGTTAAGCTTGCCCTGATCGCATCTGTAACGCTGACAGCACTATCGCTTGGCATTCTTGGATTGTACTTTGGAAGCGTTTCAAAGCAAAATCTCGCAATCTCTTCGGCAAAAATGGTTCTTATGGGCCTTGTAATTGCCATTGTCTCAATAGTGATCGAGAGAGGAATTCACACTGTGGTTAAATAGTGACAGGAAAAATATCTACTTCTCTTCTTTTATTTCTGCCGGCCTGTAATGCAGGTAGAGCTTCTCTATGAATGCATCGAAGTCAATCTCCTCAAGTATGCTCCAGTCGAATGGTTCTGCGTCTCTCTCCTCTATGTAGAGTGAGTTTGTCGGGCAGACGGCTATGCATGAACCAAATCCGTCACAAAGCCTTTCGTCAATTAGCTGAACCTTCCCGTCCACCATTTTCAGTGCGCCTGTGGGACACGACTCGACACATCTTCCACATGATATGCAGGTGTCGTGGTTTATTGCAATTATCATCCTTCTTGATTTCATTCAGAACCCCCTGTGGGCTTTTTTCTCGGCTTCAATCATGCTTTCATCGATTTTGCCCTTGTATTCTTCAACGTTCCCGTTCACCCTGACGATGAACCTCCTGATTTCCTTGTCTCCTTTCTCTCTTTCCACCATCATGTGAAGTGCCTGACAGCACGGCACTTCCATTGTGAAAACCTGGACACTGCTGAACTCACCTTCCTTCATCAGCATCTGTATTTTTTCATAGACTCTTTTCGGGTCTTCAAGCATAGGACACCCTATAAGCACGGCTTTTTTCCCGAATCTGTCGGAGATTTCTCTGTTTACAAGTACTGCGCAGTCAGCAGCAATCGTAATTTCATCATCTTTCAGGAAATCCGCTTTTGGATGCACGAGCATTATTTTAACGGGCCACTGTGTCATGATAATATGTGCGCCGTCTTACAAGATATACCTTACCCCTAAGCTCTTCACCCTCCAGTGGAAATCATGGGGTGGGGGGCTTTGCCAGAAGCACGGGGAAGGCCATCACTGTTCCACAGGAAATAAAGGGGGTGGGCATTATTAATTATTAAAAAATTCTGAAAAAAACATGACTGGCCAGACGGGAGAAGGGTTAAGCGTGGGTGCTTAGTTCCTCAGTTTATCGGAAATATGCAGACTCGTCTTTCGAATATTTTGGATTTGTCCATTTTAATGACTTAAT is a window of Geoglobus acetivorans DNA encoding:
- a CDS encoding 4Fe-4S dicluster domain-containing protein: MKSRRMIIAINHDTCISCGRCVESCPTGALKMVDGKVQLIDERLCDGFGSCIAVCPTNSLYIEERDAEPFDWSILEEIDFDAFIEKLYLHYRPAEIKEEK
- a CDS encoding UPF0147 family protein → MSDAMNEVLETLDRIIHDDSVPRNVRKTAGEIKEDLLAGGDISLKAASAISILEDLSADPNLPMHVRTMIWNLVSNLERLTVQ
- a CDS encoding TIGR00267 family protein, with protein sequence MERQFVRGFIDGALSVLGVVIGASGGQLDVIISAGIGGGVANGISNVFGAFTAERVEEEREFRELEKSMLVELRETELYRKVRKRVMLRGIVDGISTILGSIVPVLPFILAYFLDFSVKLALIASVTLTALSLGILGLYFGSVSKQNLAISSAKMVLMGLVIAIVSIVIERGIHTVVK